A portion of the Streptomyces coeruleoprunus genome contains these proteins:
- a CDS encoding SMI1/KNR4 family protein has product MSEELSRWYRGRLVVGPFRPFEVSELEDLERETGLSLPQPYRSFLEEAGGASFPYSVRVPACEPEPFQSFDDLYQLGRNDKGKYGWGTLLGEYRRSRDGWLATEVSLVGLLPIARNGGSDTLFLDLNPATHGRLHAFVQGIPHPGYLSKGVFRKVADDFDAYLNSLVVDPDLAQDTWADVADSDSTDPWRRTIEEWLNKELPGWRTEPWATA; this is encoded by the coding sequence GTGTCCGAGGAACTGTCGCGCTGGTATCGGGGCCGCCTGGTCGTGGGTCCGTTCAGGCCGTTCGAGGTCAGTGAGCTTGAAGATCTCGAACGGGAGACCGGGCTGTCTCTGCCGCAGCCATATCGCTCGTTCCTGGAGGAAGCAGGCGGCGCCAGCTTCCCGTATTCGGTTCGTGTGCCGGCATGTGAACCGGAGCCGTTCCAGAGCTTCGACGACCTCTACCAGCTCGGCCGCAACGACAAGGGTAAATACGGCTGGGGCACCTTGCTCGGCGAGTACCGCCGCAGCCGTGACGGGTGGCTCGCCACCGAGGTCTCACTTGTCGGCCTGCTCCCGATCGCCCGGAACGGCGGCAGCGACACCTTGTTCCTGGACCTGAACCCGGCTACCCACGGCCGGCTCCATGCCTTCGTGCAGGGCATCCCTCACCCCGGATACTTGTCGAAGGGTGTCTTCAGGAAGGTCGCCGACGACTTCGACGCCTACCTCAACAGCCTCGTCGTCGATCCGGACCTCGCTCAAGACACCTGGGCCGACGTCGCCGACAGCGACTCCACCGATCCGTGGCGGCGGACCATCGAGGAATGGCTCAACAAGGAACTGCCAGGCTGGCGTACCGAGCCGTGGGCAACAGCCTGA